The Tautonia marina genome has a window encoding:
- a CDS encoding GMC oxidoreductase → MGGGAAGITLAREFANCSFRVVLLESGGTEREQATQALYAGSDVGRPYELFRESRLRYFGGTTNHWGRVWCDLPSPLDFETREGVPYSGWPFALSHLKPWYQRAQAVFKLGPSGYELSEWGIAPGEIPEPFRGPHFVCRVLQQAPATRFGREYTPELQKAENLSVYLHANGLRFDSSENGGAVRQVNVGVLPEGRFTVRARIYVLASGGIENARLLLLSERPSGIGLGNEHDLVGRFFQLHLEYSGGFLDLKDPSTDLTFQTGEQGAKYTWLDRTRRFVSYLSLSDETKRQLNLPAFRVRFQYPRPPEVDALVRLTGLLPELHLRPDQRTAILQDLGSVIRKFPGIASYVARRMFYGRNKPPVPLASIPLNCTSEQLPNPESRIRLGSDLDAFGLRKVVVDWQLTAEDKRGMATGHRLLGAELVRTGFGRLRSTVPEGDHEWPRDMRGDQHHMGTTRMHRDPRRGVVDAHCRVHGVANLFVAGSSVFPTGGTFNPTLTIVALALRLADDIKEHFR, encoded by the coding sequence GTGGGCGGGGGCGCCGCGGGCATCACGCTGGCGCGCGAGTTTGCCAACTGCAGCTTCCGCGTGGTCCTGCTGGAAAGCGGTGGAACCGAGCGGGAGCAGGCCACGCAGGCGCTCTATGCCGGCAGCGATGTCGGGCGGCCTTACGAACTCTTCCGGGAGTCGCGGCTTCGTTATTTTGGCGGTACCACCAACCATTGGGGACGCGTGTGGTGCGACTTGCCGAGCCCGCTTGATTTCGAGACGCGAGAGGGCGTTCCGTATTCCGGTTGGCCATTCGCGCTATCCCACCTCAAACCGTGGTATCAGCGTGCACAAGCGGTCTTCAAGCTTGGTCCTTCTGGTTATGAACTGTCCGAATGGGGCATTGCACCGGGCGAGATTCCCGAGCCGTTCCGCGGCCCGCATTTCGTTTGCCGAGTCCTGCAGCAGGCCCCGGCGACCCGATTTGGCCGTGAATATACGCCCGAATTGCAGAAGGCGGAGAATCTGAGCGTTTACCTGCACGCCAATGGGCTGCGTTTTGACAGTAGCGAGAACGGCGGAGCCGTGCGACAGGTCAACGTCGGTGTCCTTCCCGAGGGACGCTTTACCGTTCGGGCACGCATCTACGTCCTGGCATCCGGCGGAATTGAAAATGCGCGTTTGCTTTTGCTCTCAGAACGTCCATCCGGGATTGGCCTGGGAAACGAACACGATCTCGTCGGTCGGTTCTTCCAGCTCCACCTGGAATATTCGGGCGGGTTTCTCGACCTCAAGGATCCCTCGACGGATTTGACGTTCCAGACGGGCGAACAGGGCGCCAAGTACACGTGGCTCGATCGCACGCGACGCTTCGTCTCCTATCTCAGCCTTTCCGACGAAACGAAGCGCCAACTCAACTTGCCGGCGTTTCGGGTGCGGTTTCAGTACCCCAGGCCCCCCGAGGTCGATGCCCTGGTGCGGCTCACCGGATTGCTCCCGGAGCTGCATCTTCGACCCGATCAACGGACCGCAATCCTGCAAGATCTGGGTTCCGTGATCAGGAAATTTCCCGGCATCGCGTCATATGTCGCTCGCCGGATGTTCTATGGTCGCAATAAGCCCCCCGTGCCTCTGGCATCGATTCCGCTGAATTGCACGTCCGAGCAGTTGCCGAATCCGGAGAGCCGCATTCGACTGGGCAGCGACCTCGACGCGTTTGGCTTGCGGAAGGTCGTCGTCGATTGGCAACTGACGGCAGAAGACAAACGCGGGATGGCCACGGGGCACCGGTTGTTGGGAGCGGAGCTTGTCCGTACCGGATTCGGCCGACTCCGATCGACCGTTCCCGAAGGTGATCACGAATGGCCCAGGGACATGCGCGGCGACCAGCACCACATGGGGACGACCCGCATGCATCGGGACCCGAGGCGGGGCGTCGTCGACGCGCATTGCCGTGTCCACGGGGTCGCGAACCTCTTCGTGGCGGGTAGCTCCGTCTTCCCCACCGGGGGGACCTTCAATCCGACCCTGACGATCGTTGCACTCGCGTTGCGTTTGGCGGATGATATCAAGGAGCACTTCCGGTGA
- a CDS encoding reverse transcriptase/maturase family protein: MHRILKKRAILADRASRGLKLERVYRELYEPEYYLQAYGKIYRNRGAMTPGVDGGTADGTSLELFRAIITSLKDGSFDWRPAKRIYIPKRNGKLRPLGLPGWTDKIVQEVMRSILEPYFEARFRDSSHGFRPDRGCHTALTACAKRFRGCSWFIEGDIKGCFDNIDHDVLLGILRESIDDERFIQLVSRMLKAGYLEDWRLNETLSGTPQGGILSPLLANIYLDKLDAFVEETLYPRYNRGTGRRGNPEYKAVVRQMAKAKAAGDAESWARLRSRQRSLPSLMPDDPHFRRLHYVRYADDFILGFTGPKAEATEIKDRLGEFLRDALGLELSPEKTLITHARTEKALFLGYEIGIMHDDDKVTPTRARGGATDFTRRCINGQVWLGVPASKVDAKCREFMIGGKIRKRLDQMGNSEYSIVSWYQSVYRGFANYYLMAHDVSWKVSKLKWVMTTSLLKTLAAKRRSSCRKVAREIKRDVMTPDGPVRAYQVRVPRPGRDDLVATFGGLSLRRRESVILDDTPVRVYNTRTELLERLLRDVCELCGSGRDCEVHHVRKIADLAKKSKANQVPWVRLMITRSRKTLVLCRACHVNIHRGRIDGSGLQ; encoded by the coding sequence ATGCACAGGATCCTGAAGAAGCGAGCGATCCTCGCGGACCGCGCGTCGCGCGGTCTCAAGCTGGAGCGGGTCTACCGCGAGCTGTATGAACCGGAGTACTACCTCCAGGCCTACGGCAAGATCTACCGTAACCGGGGGGCCATGACTCCGGGCGTCGATGGCGGGACCGCCGACGGCACTTCGCTGGAACTCTTCCGGGCGATCATCACGTCCCTCAAGGACGGGAGCTTCGACTGGAGACCGGCGAAGCGGATCTACATTCCCAAGCGGAATGGCAAGCTCCGACCGCTCGGCCTGCCGGGCTGGACCGACAAGATCGTCCAGGAGGTCATGCGCTCCATCTTGGAGCCGTACTTCGAGGCGAGATTCCGGGACAGCTCGCACGGCTTCCGCCCCGATCGGGGATGCCACACGGCCCTGACGGCGTGCGCCAAACGCTTCCGGGGCTGCTCGTGGTTCATCGAGGGGGACATCAAGGGCTGCTTCGACAACATCGACCACGATGTCCTGTTGGGCATCCTGCGAGAGTCCATCGACGACGAACGGTTCATTCAGCTGGTGTCGCGCATGCTCAAGGCCGGATACCTCGAGGATTGGCGCCTGAACGAGACCCTCTCGGGGACGCCCCAGGGGGGGATCCTCAGCCCGCTCCTCGCGAACATCTACCTCGACAAGCTCGACGCCTTCGTGGAGGAGACCCTCTATCCCCGGTACAACCGCGGGACGGGTCGCCGGGGCAACCCGGAATACAAGGCCGTGGTCAGGCAGATGGCGAAGGCGAAGGCCGCGGGCGACGCGGAATCATGGGCTCGGCTGAGATCTCGCCAGAGATCGCTGCCCTCCCTGATGCCGGACGACCCGCACTTTCGCAGGCTCCATTACGTCCGCTACGCCGACGACTTCATCCTCGGTTTCACCGGACCAAAGGCGGAGGCGACGGAGATCAAGGACCGGCTCGGGGAGTTCCTTCGGGACGCCCTCGGGCTGGAACTGTCTCCCGAGAAGACCCTCATCACGCATGCCCGCACCGAGAAGGCCCTGTTCCTGGGGTACGAGATCGGGATCATGCACGACGATGACAAGGTCACACCGACCCGTGCGCGGGGAGGGGCGACCGACTTCACCAGGCGCTGCATCAACGGGCAGGTCTGGCTGGGGGTCCCTGCGTCGAAGGTCGACGCCAAGTGCCGGGAGTTCATGATCGGTGGCAAGATCCGCAAGCGCCTGGACCAGATGGGTAACAGCGAGTACTCGATCGTCAGCTGGTACCAGTCGGTGTACAGGGGCTTCGCGAACTACTACCTCATGGCTCACGACGTCTCCTGGAAGGTCTCGAAGCTCAAGTGGGTCATGACGACATCCCTGCTCAAGACGCTCGCGGCCAAGCGCAGGTCCTCCTGCCGCAAGGTCGCGAGGGAAATCAAGCGGGACGTCATGACCCCCGACGGGCCTGTCAGGGCCTACCAGGTGAGGGTGCCCCGCCCCGGACGCGACGATCTCGTCGCGACCTTCGGCGGGCTCTCCTTGCGTCGGAGGGAATCGGTGATCCTCGATGACACCCCGGTCAGGGTGTACAACACTCGGACTGAGTTGCTCGAACGGCTCCTGAGGGACGTTTGCGAACTCTGCGGGTCGGGGAGGGACTGCGAAGTCCACCACGTCCGCAAGATCGCCGACCTCGCGAAGAAGTCCAAGGCAAACCAGGTCCCCTGGGTGCGATTGATGATCACCCGATCCCGAAAGACCCTGGTCCTCTGCCGGGCCTGCCACGTGAACATCCACCGCGGCAGGATCGACGGATCGGGGCTCCAGTAG
- a CDS encoding phage protein GemA/Gp16 family protein, which yields MPLTLRVGCARKLGQPGYSSLGASCALDVELDAALIERDPEALRDQIRVAFAACRAAVAEELARQAGPEESAAPLRTPAPDRPDVVLADHGSTQNGMVTAAAPVRPTTASRPDRPASERQVKAIRAIARRHGADLGTILRQEFQVDRVEELSVAQASRLIDELKTDAIV from the coding sequence ATGCCGCTGACCCTGCGTGTCGGCTGCGCCCGCAAGTTGGGGCAGCCGGGCTACAGTTCGCTCGGCGCGAGCTGTGCCCTCGACGTCGAGCTCGACGCCGCCCTCATCGAGCGGGATCCCGAGGCCCTCCGGGACCAGATCCGTGTGGCCTTCGCCGCCTGCCGCGCGGCGGTGGCCGAGGAGCTGGCCCGCCAGGCCGGTCCGGAGGAATCGGCGGCGCCGCTGCGGACGCCCGCGCCCGATCGCCCGGACGTCGTTCTCGCGGATCACGGTTCGACGCAAAACGGGATGGTCACCGCTGCCGCCCCCGTCCGGCCCACCACGGCGTCTCGCCCCGATCGCCCGGCCTCGGAGCGGCAGGTCAAGGCGATCCGCGCGATCGCCCGCCGCCACGGGGCCGACCTGGGCACGATCCTCCGCCAGGAGTTCCAGGTCGACCGGGTTGAGGAGCTCAGCGTGGCCCAGGCCTCGCGGCTGATCGACGAGCTCAAGACCGACGCGATCGTCTGA
- a CDS encoding carbamoyltransferase family protein has protein sequence MARILGISAFYHDSAAALVVDGTIVAAAQEERFSRVKHDAQFPAQAIQSCLDAAGIAAEDLDYVAFYEKPLLKFDRLLETYLATAPRGLASFSQAMPIWLKQKLHLRPTIRRGLGGMPRARLVFATHHESHAASAFFPSPFAEAAILTVDGVGEWSTTTLGVGRGHQIALTEELRFPHSLGLLYSAFTAYCGFRVNSGEYKLMGLAPYGRPIYRELILRELIDLKPDGSFRLNMDYFTYPHGLTMTGRRFHRRFGGPPRRPESQIEPRHMDLAASIQAVTEEVLLRIADRLQRQTGMTRLVMAGGVALNCVANGRLLREGPFEDLWVQPAAGDAGGALGAALFVWHQLLGNPRDADPTDSQHGSLLGPSFAPEQIASWIAREQIPARRFEDEASLCESVARALATGQVVGWFQGRMEFGPRALGARSILADPRSAEMQTTLNLKIKYRESFRPFAPAVLRERAQEWFDLPRGRESPYMLVVAPVRKDRLVPLTPDESHLMEHDPDLRARVRVVRSQVPAITHVDCSARVQTVDHERAPRFHALLRAFEQLTGCPILVNTSFNVRGEPIVCTPEDAYRCFLATEMDLLVLGDHVIDRSELKDANPEAFRSTLVSQYPLD, from the coding sequence ATGGCTCGGATTCTGGGCATCTCCGCCTTCTATCACGATAGCGCCGCGGCACTGGTGGTCGATGGGACCATTGTCGCCGCGGCCCAGGAGGAGCGCTTTTCCCGGGTCAAGCACGATGCGCAGTTTCCCGCGCAGGCGATTCAGTCGTGTCTTGACGCGGCGGGGATCGCGGCGGAGGACCTCGACTATGTGGCCTTCTACGAGAAGCCGCTGCTGAAGTTCGACCGACTGCTGGAGACCTACCTCGCCACTGCGCCGAGGGGACTGGCGAGCTTCTCCCAAGCCATGCCGATCTGGCTCAAGCAGAAGCTGCACCTGCGCCCGACGATCCGCCGCGGGCTGGGGGGGATGCCCCGCGCTCGGCTCGTCTTCGCCACGCACCACGAGTCGCACGCCGCCAGCGCCTTCTTCCCGAGCCCCTTTGCCGAGGCGGCGATCCTGACGGTTGACGGCGTCGGCGAGTGGAGCACGACGACGCTCGGCGTCGGTCGAGGCCACCAGATCGCGCTGACCGAGGAGCTGCGGTTTCCGCACTCGCTGGGCCTGCTCTACTCGGCCTTCACCGCCTACTGCGGCTTCCGGGTCAACAGCGGCGAGTACAAGCTGATGGGCCTGGCCCCCTACGGCCGGCCGATCTACCGGGAATTGATCCTCCGGGAGCTGATCGACCTGAAGCCCGACGGCAGCTTCCGGCTGAACATGGACTATTTCACCTATCCGCACGGCCTGACGATGACCGGCCGGCGCTTCCACCGCCGCTTCGGGGGGCCTCCCCGCCGGCCGGAGTCCCAGATTGAGCCAAGGCACATGGACCTGGCGGCGAGCATCCAGGCCGTGACCGAGGAGGTGTTGCTCCGGATCGCCGATCGGTTGCAGCGCCAGACCGGGATGACCCGCCTGGTGATGGCCGGCGGGGTGGCCCTGAACTGTGTTGCCAACGGCCGGTTGCTCCGGGAAGGCCCGTTCGAGGACCTCTGGGTCCAGCCGGCCGCCGGTGACGCGGGCGGGGCCCTCGGGGCCGCCCTGTTCGTCTGGCATCAACTGCTCGGCAACCCGCGGGATGCCGACCCGACGGACTCCCAGCACGGCAGCCTGCTCGGTCCGTCGTTTGCCCCCGAGCAGATTGCCTCGTGGATCGCCCGGGAGCAGATCCCGGCCCGCCGCTTCGAGGACGAGGCGTCGCTCTGCGAGTCCGTCGCACGGGCCCTGGCCACGGGCCAGGTCGTCGGCTGGTTTCAGGGCCGCATGGAGTTCGGCCCCCGGGCCCTGGGGGCCCGGAGCATTCTGGCCGATCCGCGATCGGCCGAGATGCAGACGACCCTGAACCTGAAGATCAAGTACCGCGAGAGCTTCCGGCCCTTCGCTCCGGCCGTCCTCCGAGAGCGCGCGCAGGAGTGGTTTGACCTGCCCCGAGGACGCGAGAGCCCGTACATGCTCGTCGTCGCCCCGGTTCGGAAGGACCGCCTGGTGCCGCTCACTCCGGACGAATCGCACCTCATGGAGCACGACCCCGACCTGCGCGCCCGGGTCCGGGTGGTGCGTTCCCAGGTGCCAGCGATCACCCACGTTGATTGCAGTGCTCGGGTCCAGACGGTCGACCACGAGCGTGCGCCGCGCTTCCACGCCCTGCTGCGGGCCTTTGAGCAACTCACCGGCTGCCCGATCCTGGTCAACACCAGCTTCAACGTCCGGGGCGAGCCCATCGTCTGCACCCCGGAGGACGCCTACCGCTGCTTCCTGGCCACCGAGATGGACCTGCTTGTGCTCGGCGATCATGTGATCGATCGATCGGAGCTGAAGGATGCGAATCCTGAAGCCTTTCGTTCGACGCTGGTTTCCCAGTATCCTCTGGACTAA
- a CDS encoding SxtJ family membrane protein codes for MQWSDLSFRPADRMLRQFAGLWLLVFGGLAAWHGLVLEHQTRGLVLAGLAVTVGLAGLVRPGSVRPIYVAWSVLAFPIGWTVSRLILAVVYYGVFTPVGLGLRLLGRDPLLLRPPGDRDTNWIAIPATDDPRRYFDQF; via the coding sequence ATGCAGTGGTCCGACCTTTCGTTCCGGCCGGCCGACCGCATGCTCCGCCAGTTTGCCGGACTCTGGTTGCTGGTCTTCGGGGGGCTCGCGGCCTGGCATGGGCTGGTTCTCGAGCACCAAACGAGGGGCCTGGTCCTCGCCGGCCTGGCGGTCACGGTCGGATTGGCTGGCCTGGTCCGGCCGGGATCGGTCCGGCCGATCTATGTGGCCTGGAGCGTCCTGGCGTTCCCGATCGGCTGGACGGTTTCCCGACTGATCCTGGCGGTGGTCTACTACGGCGTCTTCACGCCCGTGGGCCTCGGGCTTCGGCTCCTGGGCCGGGATCCCTTGTTGCTGCGCCCGCCAGGCGATCGAGACACCAACTGGATCGCGATCCCCGCCACGGACGACCCCCGGCGTTATTTCGATCAGTTCTGA
- a CDS encoding AAA family ATPase: MGRPTLVMEVGALMGSLVGETETRTRQALAIADAMAPSLVFVDEIDKALSGVQSGGRSDGGVSSRLFGSLLSWLSDRTSDVFVIATCNDISSLPPEFARAERWDAVFFLDLPSTREKSAIWDLYISQYGLDPAQRRPMDRSWTGTEIRACCRLARLLDLSLVEAARQIVPVAATAAEAVERLRTWASGRCLSGEAPGLYHRPGGEEPGMTSGRTGRRVGRDGPSAN; the protein is encoded by the coding sequence GTGGGCCGGCCGACGCTCGTGATGGAGGTCGGGGCGCTCATGGGTTCGCTGGTGGGCGAGACTGAGACCCGGACGCGCCAGGCGCTGGCGATCGCCGATGCGATGGCCCCCTCGCTGGTCTTTGTGGACGAGATCGACAAGGCCCTCTCCGGCGTGCAGTCGGGCGGTCGGAGTGACGGCGGTGTGTCGAGCCGGCTCTTCGGCAGCCTGCTCAGCTGGCTGAGCGACCGCACGAGCGACGTGTTCGTGATCGCAACGTGTAATGACATCTCATCTCTCCCGCCCGAGTTCGCGCGGGCTGAGCGGTGGGATGCCGTATTTTTCCTGGATTTACCATCCACTCGGGAGAAATCGGCGATCTGGGACTTGTACATTAGCCAGTACGGGCTGGACCCCGCTCAGCGGCGGCCGATGGATCGTTCCTGGACGGGGACCGAGATCCGGGCCTGCTGCCGGCTGGCCCGTCTCCTAGACCTCTCGCTCGTCGAGGCGGCGCGTCAGATCGTGCCGGTGGCGGCCACGGCTGCCGAGGCGGTCGAACGCCTACGCACCTGGGCCTCGGGCCGCTGCCTGAGCGGCGAGGCCCCCGGGCTGTACCACCGGCCCGGGGGGGAGGAGCCCGGCATGACGTCCGGCCGTACCGGCCGGCGGGTGGGCCGCGACGGCCCCTCGGCCAACTGA
- a CDS encoding DUF1257 domain-containing protein, translating into MSHIVTLETQIRDTQAVAAACRRLGLPAPERGIARLFAGEAEGLLVRLPGWRYPLVLDTARGTLRYDHYEGRWGDPAELGRFQQSYAVEKARIEAHRRGHPVREQTLADGTIKLTVAVGRRA; encoded by the coding sequence ATGAGCCACATCGTGACCCTTGAAACCCAGATTCGCGACACGCAGGCCGTCGCCGCCGCCTGCCGCCGGCTGGGCCTGCCTGCGCCCGAACGGGGCATCGCCCGCCTCTTCGCCGGCGAGGCCGAGGGGCTGCTCGTCCGCCTGCCCGGCTGGCGTTACCCGCTGGTGCTGGACACCGCGCGGGGTACGCTCCGCTACGATCATTATGAAGGTCGTTGGGGCGACCCGGCCGAGCTGGGCCGCTTCCAGCAGAGCTATGCCGTCGAGAAGGCCCGGATCGAGGCCCATCGCCGTGGGCATCCGGTGCGGGAACAGACCCTGGCCGATGGGACGATCAAACTGACCGTCGCGGTCGGGAGGCGTGCATGA
- a CDS encoding DUF2997 domain-containing protein has protein sequence MSLPSASGGPVIEITVDPQGNTRVATKGFTGASCRAASRFLEEALGRSTGERLTAEFYHQATTEQQLRHLQ, from the coding sequence ATGAGCCTCCCCAGTGCTTCGGGCGGTCCCGTGATCGAGATCACGGTCGACCCGCAGGGCAACACCCGGGTCGCAACGAAGGGCTTCACCGGCGCCTCCTGCCGCGCGGCGAGCCGGTTTCTGGAGGAGGCCCTGGGCCGCTCGACCGGCGAGCGGTTGACAGCGGAGTTCTATCACCAGGCGACGACCGAGCAGCAGTTGCGCCACTTGCAATGA
- a CDS encoding PEP-CTERM sorting domain-containing protein, with the protein MSALVQQRLQSFGTLRLVAAMGVLLLAPGVASAYPLSVTRTTTGTTGSNTELVWNPAAGVWSDGGFSITTMVEKDGTQLVGSDLFQVFKYTYSITTPLVGGNLSHVVVQLSQNILDDQWGIFGVNLNNFTFDGDSLNNSIKTHTEAQGNPGMPADLFGIKLNIADTNPASFSFRSLQTPVWGNFYAKDGGGTGDGAVWAHNKDFLSTPSPLDVTAANVDSGDFAGYVITADTARVIVPEPSTFAIAGLSGLAMLGYSLRRRKLARA; encoded by the coding sequence ATGAGTGCCTTGGTCCAGCAACGACTTCAATCATTCGGAACCCTGCGGCTTGTCGCCGCCATGGGTGTTTTGCTGCTTGCGCCGGGGGTAGCGTCGGCGTATCCGCTTTCCGTGACCCGAACGACGACCGGAACCACTGGAAGTAACACTGAACTGGTGTGGAATCCCGCCGCTGGAGTCTGGAGTGACGGCGGTTTCTCGATCACCACCATGGTCGAGAAGGACGGCACGCAGCTCGTAGGTTCTGACCTGTTCCAAGTCTTCAAGTACACCTACTCGATCACCACCCCCTTGGTGGGCGGCAACCTCAGCCACGTGGTCGTTCAGCTGAGCCAGAACATCTTGGACGATCAGTGGGGGATTTTCGGTGTCAATTTGAATAACTTCACCTTCGATGGTGACTCCCTGAACAACTCGATCAAGACCCATACCGAAGCTCAAGGCAATCCCGGAATGCCCGCAGACCTTTTCGGGATCAAGCTGAACATTGCGGACACCAACCCGGCGTCGTTCAGTTTCCGGAGCCTTCAAACGCCGGTTTGGGGTAATTTCTATGCGAAAGACGGTGGAGGCACGGGAGATGGTGCGGTCTGGGCGCACAATAAAGACTTCCTCTCCACTCCTTCGCCGCTGGACGTCACGGCAGCCAACGTCGATTCGGGCGATTTCGCTGGTTATGTCATCACGGCGGACACTGCCCGAGTTATCGTCCCCGAGCCCTCGACCTTCGCCATCGCTGGCCTGAGCGGCCTGGCCATGCTGGGCTATAGCCTGCGTCGCCGCAAGCTGGCCCGGGCCTGA
- a CDS encoding tetratricopeptide repeat protein yields the protein MARPARRRPVSGKRPRGPAADRPGPPQAGSPPPANAPRSQPTGLPLRKKLLFSAIVTVGLLAVLELALAVLGIRTAASGRDPYAGFTPRIPHFETVTEPDGTRMVRVAENRAEVLNPVSFPETKPAGSYRIVCLGGSTTYGRPFFDHTAFPGWLRAFLPAADPSRDWEVINAGAISYASYRVRGLMEELSRFEPDLFVVYMGHNEFLERRTYADVLATPGWLRGAGGLIHQTRTATVIQQGLDRVGLLGPPDPTHRAAGLQDEVTRIPINAVGPEAYTRDPAFHAEVLAHFEATLQAMVDLAESRGAGLILVTTPSNLRDFAPIKSEHRAGLGPEQLRDWQTHFDAGTAALAAGDSEAAREAFARAEAIDDQHAELLYRSGQALDALGQTEAARDRFLRAREEDICSLRALSATNEAIRRVAAARGVPLVDAEALLTARSPDQIPGEEAFFDHVHLKVEPHRRLALDLLEAMATAGVVQPVEDWGEATIAAVTATVEAGIDGPRYARELYALSGLLEYLGQPEQALKRVLEGLDLSGDDPEGWSLAGRYRAAMGRPEEAAASFRRALALDPASIPAHEGLGALLLDTGNPEAALVHLEAVWKRAPNAVANLNRIGVAYSRLGRLVEATDWFARAIQLNGNDPAILSNLGRAEELLGRREAAREHYRTALRIDPNHPEAQAGRRRLASSP from the coding sequence ATGGCCCGTCCCGCTCGACGCCGTCCTGTCTCGGGGAAGCGCCCCCGAGGGCCCGCCGCCGATCGGCCCGGACCTCCGCAGGCCGGTTCGCCGCCCCCAGCGAACGCCCCCCGATCTCAGCCGACCGGATTGCCACTCCGCAAGAAGCTCCTCTTTTCGGCGATCGTGACCGTCGGCCTCCTGGCTGTTCTGGAACTGGCCCTGGCCGTCCTCGGCATCCGCACGGCGGCCAGCGGGCGTGATCCCTATGCCGGCTTCACGCCCCGGATCCCTCACTTCGAGACGGTGACCGAACCCGATGGCACCCGGATGGTCCGGGTCGCGGAGAATCGGGCCGAGGTGCTCAACCCGGTGAGCTTCCCCGAGACGAAACCGGCGGGCTCGTACCGGATCGTTTGCCTCGGGGGCTCGACGACCTACGGCCGGCCCTTCTTCGATCACACGGCCTTTCCCGGTTGGCTCCGCGCCTTCCTGCCGGCGGCCGATCCGTCCCGCGACTGGGAGGTGATCAACGCCGGCGCCATCAGTTACGCGAGCTACCGCGTCCGGGGCCTGATGGAGGAACTCAGCCGCTTCGAGCCGGACCTGTTCGTCGTCTACATGGGGCACAACGAGTTTCTCGAACGCCGGACCTATGCCGACGTGCTCGCGACGCCCGGCTGGCTCCGCGGGGCAGGGGGGCTCATCCATCAGACCCGCACGGCGACGGTGATCCAGCAAGGGCTTGACCGCGTGGGACTGCTCGGCCCCCCCGATCCGACCCACCGCGCCGCCGGCCTGCAGGACGAGGTGACCCGTATTCCGATCAACGCGGTAGGCCCCGAGGCCTACACCCGTGACCCGGCCTTCCATGCCGAGGTCCTGGCCCACTTCGAGGCCACCTTGCAGGCGATGGTTGACCTGGCCGAATCCCGGGGGGCGGGGCTCATCCTGGTCACCACTCCATCGAACCTCCGCGACTTCGCCCCGATCAAGAGCGAGCACCGCGCCGGGCTCGGCCCCGAGCAGCTCCGCGACTGGCAGACGCACTTCGACGCCGGCACCGCCGCCCTGGCGGCCGGCGATTCCGAGGCGGCGCGCGAGGCCTTTGCCCGGGCCGAGGCGATCGACGACCAGCACGCGGAACTGCTCTACCGATCCGGCCAGGCACTCGATGCGCTGGGCCAGACCGAGGCGGCCCGGGACCGTTTCCTCCGGGCCAGGGAGGAGGACATCTGTTCGCTCCGAGCCCTTTCGGCCACCAACGAGGCGATCCGCCGCGTCGCCGCAGCGCGGGGCGTTCCCCTGGTCGATGCCGAGGCGCTGCTGACCGCGCGATCCCCGGATCAGATTCCCGGCGAGGAGGCGTTCTTCGACCACGTCCACCTGAAGGTTGAGCCCCACCGGCGGCTCGCCCTCGACCTGCTTGAGGCGATGGCGACCGCAGGGGTTGTGCAACCGGTCGAGGACTGGGGCGAGGCGACGATCGCCGCGGTCACCGCCACGGTCGAAGCCGGAATCGACGGCCCACGCTACGCCCGGGAGCTGTACGCCCTCTCGGGGCTCCTCGAGTACCTCGGCCAGCCCGAGCAGGCGCTGAAGCGCGTGCTGGAGGGACTCGACCTCTCGGGCGATGACCCGGAGGGCTGGTCCCTGGCCGGTCGCTACCGGGCCGCGATGGGTCGGCCGGAGGAGGCGGCGGCCTCGTTCCGCCGGGCGCTGGCCCTCGATCCGGCGTCGATTCCCGCGCACGAAGGGCTCGGTGCCTTGCTCCTCGACACCGGGAACCCCGAGGCGGCCCTGGTCCACCTGGAGGCCGTCTGGAAAAGGGCGCCCAATGCCGTGGCCAACCTCAACCGGATCGGGGTGGCGTATTCCCGGCTCGGTCGACTGGTGGAGGCGACCGATTGGTTCGCCCGGGCGATCCAGCTCAACGGGAACGATCCGGCGATCCTGAGCAATCTGGGCCGGGCCGAGGAACTCCTCGGGCGCCGCGAGGCCGCCCGGGAGCATTACCGGACGGCCTTGCGGATCGATCCCAACCATCCCGAAGCCCAGGCCGGGCGGAGGCGGCTCGCCTCCTCCCCCTGA
- a CDS encoding DUF5989 family protein has product MMSTPRDASKPTGPTSFEHLSAEAGHGTLTGEFLAFLRYNKKWWLLPILVVLAAIGLLVALSGSAAAPFIYTLF; this is encoded by the coding sequence ATGATGAGCACCCCGCGCGACGCGTCGAAGCCGACCGGCCCGACCTCCTTTGAACACCTGAGTGCCGAGGCCGGCCACGGCACGCTGACCGGCGAGTTCCTGGCCTTCTTGCGGTACAACAAGAAGTGGTGGCTTCTGCCGATCCTGGTGGTTCTGGCAGCAATCGGGCTACTGGTCGCCCTTTCGGGCTCGGCCGCCGCGCCGTTTATCTACACCCTGTTCTGA